Proteins from one Setaria italica strain Yugu1 chromosome V, Setaria_italica_v2.0, whole genome shotgun sequence genomic window:
- the LOC101773807 gene encoding agmatine coumaroyltransferase-2: MKITVQSSRAVRPDYGSDGAAAGSAAGDVVTLSVFDKVNFDTYVSVIYVFRPPMPPNAALEAGLARALAEYREWAGRLGVDADGNRAILLTDEGARFVEATADVTLHSVLPLRPTKEVRSLHPSSDGAKELMLVQVTRFACGSVAVGFTAQHHVSDGRATSNFFVAWSQATRGAAVDPAPVHDRASFFAPRDPPQVEFEHRGVEYKQKQPARVKEYAISADDDGADDEVAVHKVHFSREFISKLKSQASPPGTHRPCSTLRCIVAHLWRCVTAARGLPPGASTSVRIAVDGRVRMTPPVPEGYTGNVVLWAWPAATARDLVTRPLQHAVELINRGLARVNESYFRSFVDFASSGAVEEEGLVPTADAAETVLSPNIEVDSWLRMPFYELDFGGGRPFFFMPSYLAVEGLLIVLPSYFGDGSIDAYVPLFSRHIDAFKNLCYSMSLN; the protein is encoded by the coding sequence ATGAAGATCACCGTGCAGTCCTCGAGGGCCGTCAGGCCTGACTACGGCAGCGACGGCGCGGCTGCGggcagcgccgccggcgacgtcgtgACGCTGTCGGTGTTCGACAAGGTGAACTTCGACACGTACGTGTCCGTCATCTACGTGTTCCGCCCGCCCATGCCGCCCAACGCCGCGCTGGAGGCCGGGCTCGCCAGGGCGCTGGCCGAGTACCGGGAGTGGGCGGGGCGGCTAGGCGTGGACGCCGACGGGAACCGCGCCATCCTCCTCACCGACGAGGGCGCGCGGTTCGTCGAGGCCACGGCCGACGTGACGCTCCACAGCGTCCTGCCGCTGCGGCCGACCAAGGAGGTGAGGAGCCTGCACCCGAGCAGCGACGGCGCCAAGGAGCTGATGCTCGTGCAGGTCACGCGGTTCGCGTGCGGGTCCGTCGCCGTGGGCTTCACCGCGCAGCACCACGTCTCCGACGGCCGCGCCACCAGCAACTTCTTCGTGGCGTGGAGCCAGGCCACGCgaggcgccgccgtcgacccGGCCCCCGTGCACGACCGCGCGTCCTTCTTCGCGCCCCGGGACCCGCCGCAGGTGGAGTTCGAGCACCGCGGCGTCGAGTACAAGCAGAAGCAGCCCGCGCGCGTGAAGGAGTACGCGATCAGCGCCGACGACGATGGCGCCGACGACGAGGTGGCGGTGCACAAGGTCCACTTCAGCCGGGAGTTCATCTCCAAGCTCAAGTCCCAGGCGTCGCCGCCGGGCACGCACCGGCCGTGCAGCACGCTCCGGTGCATTGTGGCGCACCTGTGGCGGTGCGTCACCGCGGCGCGCGGGCTGCCCCCCGGCGCGTCCACCAGCGTGCGCATCGCCGTGGACGGGCGGGTGCGGATGACCCCGCCGGTGCCCGAGGGGTACACGGGCAACGTGGTGCTGTGGGCGTGgcccgcggcgacggcgcgggacCTGGTGACGAGGCCGCTGCAGCACGCGGTGGAGCTCATCAACCGGGGCCTGGCCCGGGTCAACGAGAGCTACTTCCGGTCGTTCGTGGACTTCGCGAGCTccggggcggtggaggaggaggggctcgTGCCCACGGCCGACGCGGCGGAGACGGTGCTCAGCCCAAACATCGAGGTCGACAGCTGGCTGCGGATGCCGTTCTACGAGCTCGActtcggcggcgggcggccgttCTTCTTCATGCCAAGCTACCTGGCGGTGGAGGGCCTACTCATCGTCCTGCCGAGCTACTTCGGGGACGGCAGCATCGACGCCTACGTCCCGCTCTTCAGCCGCCACATTGACGCCTTCAAGAACCTCTGCTACTCCATGTCCCTCAACTAG